One Camelina sativa cultivar DH55 chromosome 3, Cs, whole genome shotgun sequence genomic window carries:
- the LOC104778054 gene encoding protein TRAUCO-like, translating to MEESLQSNPKGDEEVEVSISLPDEPTGTALLPPSELNDSAPPESSAPVEESTYSDLKAQVSISLPEEPTGTALLPPSELNDSAPLESSVVVIDTELEKADVAAMDVDDAPGSDAKIESDSFSEEAPTPSSDDNPKSPKPESVANQNGSAMEEEEGDEEEDDPPHKKLKQLDSITSVAVKEEVEPEQVQQSEAMVVEEAAATLVVAKKSKSKKKNNNVWVTKSTRKGKKKSKANTPSSAAVEDKVLITPVPRFPDKSDDTPDLEICLSKVYKAEKVEISEDRLTAGSSKGYRMVRATRGVVEGAWYFEIKVLNLGETGHTRLGWSTDKGDLQAPVGYDGNSFGFRDIDGCKIHKALREKYAEEGYKEGDVIGFYINLPDGESFAPKPPHYVWYKGQRYICAPDAKEEPPKVVPGSEISFFKNGVCQGVAFKDFFGGRYYPAASMYTLPDQSNCLVKFNFGPDFEFFPEDFGGRAIPRPMLEVPYHGFNGRLENNGSDDMKS from the exons ATGGAGGAGTCTCTTCAATCAAATCCCAAAGGCGACGAAGAAGTAGAAGTTTCAATTTCTCTTCCCGACGAACCTACCGGAACcgctcttcttcctccatctGAACTCAATGATTCAGCACCACCGGAATCATCCGCTCCAGTCGAAGAATCAACCTATTCTGATCTAAAAGCGCAAGTCTCAATTTCGCTTCCCGAAGAACCTACCGGAACAGCTCTTCTTCCTCCCTCTGAACTGAATGATTCAGCGCCATTGGAATCATCCGTTGTAGTAATCGATACTGAATTAGAGAAAGCAGATGTAGCAGCTATGGATGTTGATGATGCACCCGGATCCGATGCGAAAATTGAATCCGATTCCTTCTCTGAAGAAGCCCCGACTCCTTCTTCCGATGATAACCCTAAATCTCCGAAACCGGAATCTGTGGCTAATCAGAACGGTAGTGCgatggaggaagaggaaggagatgaagaggaagatgatccACCGCATAAGAAGCTGAAGCAGTTAGATTCTATTACTTCGGTTGCTGTTAAGGAAGAGGTCGAGCCAGAGCAAGTGCAGCAATCGGAAGCAATGGTTGTGGAGGAAGCGGCGGCAACTCTGGTTGTGGCTAAGAAGtcgaaatcgaagaagaagaacaacaatgTTTGGGTGACGAAGAGTACAcgtaaaggaaagaagaagagcaaagccAACACGCCTAGTTCAGCAGCTGTAGAAGATAAAGTATTGATCACTCCGGTTCCGAGGTTTCCCGATAAGAGTGACGATACGCCTGACTTGGAAATTTGCCTTTCTAAAGTTTACAAAGCTGAGAAAGTTGAGATTAGCGAAGATAGACTTACTGCAGGAAGTAGTAAAGGTTATAGGATGGTGAGAGCTACAAGAGGAGTTGTTGAAGGAGCTTGGTACTTTGAGattaaagttttgaatttgGGTGAGACTGGTCATACACGACTCGGGTGGTCGACTGATAAAGGGGATTTGCAGGCTCCCGTAGGGTACGATGGGAATAGTTTTGGGTTTCGGGACATTGATGGGTGTAAGATACACAAGGCTTTAAGGGAGAAGTATGCTGAAGAAGGGTATAAGGAAGGTGATGTTATTGGATTCTACATTAATCTGCCCGATGGCGAATCGTTCGCTCCAAAGCCTCCTCATTATGTGTGGTATAAAGGGCAGAGATATATTTGTGCACCTGATGCTAAAGAGGAGCCTCCTAAAGTTGTACCAG GCAGTGAAATATCGTTCTTCAAAAATGGTGTATGTCAGGGAGTAGCCTTCAAAGATTTTTTTGGCGGTCGTTACTACCCTGCTGCTTCGATGTACACTCTCCCTGACCAGTCAAATTGTCTTGTGAAGTTCAATTTTGGCCCTGATTTTGAATTCTTCCCCGAGGATTTTGGTGGGCGTGCAATCCCGAGGCCAATGTTGGAGGTTCCATATCATGGATTTAATGGTAGACTTGAAAACAATGGTTCTGATGATATGAAGAGTTAG
- the LOC104778055 gene encoding ABC transporter G family member 13-like yields MTTPEEAMYVAWEDLTVVIPNFGEGATKRLLNGVNGCGEPNRILAVMGPSGSGKSTLLDALAGRLAGNVVMSGKVLVNGKKRRLDFGAVAYVTQEDVLLGTLTVRESISYSAHLRLPSKLTRGEISDIVEATITEMGLQECSDRTIGNWHLRGISGGEKKRLSIALEVLTKPSLLFLDEPTSGLDSASAFFVVQILRNIASSGKTVISSIHQPSGEVFALFDDLLLLSGGETVYFGEAESATKFFGEAGFPCPSRRNPSDHFLRCVNSDFDDVTATLVESRRIQDSSFSLYQLHETANTLDPLNDIPSAEIKTTLVRKFKCSEYAAASRARIQEIASIEGILTERNNGSQTNWLKQLRILTQRSFINMCRDLGYYWMRIAVYIVLSICVGSIFFNVGRNHSNVMNTAACGGFMAGFMTFMSIGGFQSFIEEMKVFTRERLNGYYGVAVYTVSNLLSSLPFIILMCLSTSSITIYMVKFQSGGSHFFYNCLDLICAIVTVESCMMMIASVVPNFLMGVMLGAGYIGIMVLSAGFFRFFPDLPVVFWRYPVSYINYGAWALQGAFKNEMIEVEYDSPLPLVPKMKGELILQTVLGVNPAISKWLDLAVVVMILIGYRILFFAILKFREKVFPIIHMLYTKRTLSHIRKRPSFRRMAPFPSKRYHVNHALSSQEGLSSPLH; encoded by the exons GAAGATTAGCAGGGAACGTTGTAATGAGTGGGAAAGTTCTAGTTAATGGCAAGAAGAGAAGACTTGACTTTGGTGCTGTC GCTTATGTGACACAGGAAGATGTGTTGCTAGGAACTTTGACAGTGAGAGAATCAATATCTTACTCAGCTCATCTCAGACTCCCATCAAAGCTTACCAGAGGAGAGATCAGTGACATTGTGGAAGCTACAATCACTGAAATGGGTCTGCAAGAATGTTCAGACAGGACCATTGGAAACTGGCATTTGCGTGGAATAAGCGGAGGAGAGAAGAAACGGCTCAGTATTGCGCTCGAGGTCTTAACCAAACCAAGTCTCCTCTTCCTAGACGAGCCCACCAGTGGACTGGACAGTGCTTCAGCTTTCTTCGTGGTTCAGATTCTCAGAAACATAGCAAGCAGTGGCAAAACCGTGATTTCTTCAATCCATCAGCCGAGTGGTGAGGTTTTTGCTCTCTTTGATGACCTGCTACTGCTTTCTGGAGGAGAAACCGTTTACTTTGGAGAAGCAGAATCAGCAACGAAG TTCTTTGGTGAAGCGGGGTTTCCTTGTCCTAGCAGACGGAATCCATCTGACCACTTCCTTCGCTGTGTCAATTCAGATTTCGACGATGTCACAGCGACTTTGGTTGAATCTCGCCGAATCCAA gattcttctttctctctttaccAACTACATGAAACTGCAAACACATTAGATCCCCTAAATGATATACCATCAGcagaaatcaaaacaacactTGTCAGAAAATTCAAGTGTTCAGAATACGCAGCAGCTTCAAGAGCAAGGATTCAAGAAATAGCATCAATA GAGGGGATTCTCACTGAAAGGAACAATGGGAGTCAAACAAACTGGTTAAAACAACTCAGAATACTTACTCAGCGATCTTTCATCAACATGTGTAGAGACTTGGGATACTACTGGATGAGGATTGCAGTATACATAGTGTTATCCATTTGTGTCGGTTCAATCTTTTTCAACGTCGGGAGAAACCACTCAAATGTCATGAATACTGCAGCTTGCGGCGGATTTATGGCAGGCTTTATGACATTTATGTCAATAGGAGGTTTCCAATCCTTCATTGAAGAAATGAAG GTGTTTACTCGGGAAAGGCTCAATGGATACTATGGGGTTGCAGTATATACAGTGTCTAATTTACTCTCCTCATTACCTTTCATAATCCTTATGTGCCTCTCCACCAGCTCAATCACTATCTATATGGTGAAGTTCCAATCCGGAGGTTCTCATTTCTTCTACAACTGTCTCGACCTCATCTGTGCAATTGTAACTGTGGAGAGTTGCATGATGATGATAGCTTCAGTAGTTCCTAACTTCTTGATGGGAGTCATGTTAGGAGCTGGTTACATT GGAATTATGGTGTTAAGTGCGGGGTTTTTCCGATTCTTCCCCGACTTACCTGTGGTGTTCTGGCGATATCCGGTGTCCTACATAAACTATGGTGCATGGGCACTACAG GGAGCATTCAAGAATGAGATGATCGAGGTTGAGTATGATTCTCCATTACCATTGGTACCAAAAATGAAAGGGGAGCTCATTCTTCAAACTGTTCTAGGCGTAAATCCAGCAATTTCAAAGTGGTTGGATCTAGCTGTTGTGGTGATGATTCTCATTGGGTATAGGATTCTCTTCTTCGCCATCCTCAAGTTTAGGGAAAAGGTTTTCCCAATCATTCACATGTTATACACAAAGAGAACTCTGAGCCATATCCGGAAAAGGCCTTCTTTCAGGAGAATGGCACCATTCCCCTCCAAGCGATACCACGTTAACCACGCACTCTCTTCTCAAGAAGGACTTAGCTCTCCACTGCATTAG